One Bufo gargarizans isolate SCDJY-AF-19 chromosome 3, ASM1485885v1, whole genome shotgun sequence DNA segment encodes these proteins:
- the PTP4A2 gene encoding protein tyrosine phosphatase type IVA 2: MNRPAPVEISYECMRFLITHNPTNATLNKFTEELKKYGVTTLVRVCEATYDKAPVEKEGIQVLDWPFDDGAPPPTQIVDDWLTLLKNKFREEPGCCIAVHCVAGLGRAPVLVALALIECGMKYEDAVQFIRQKRRGAFNSKQLLYLEKYRSKMRLRVKDANCCMQ, translated from the exons ATGAACCGTCCAGCTCCAGTGGAAATATCATACGAGTGTATGCGTTTTCTAATCACCCATAATCCAACTAATGCCACGCTCAACAAGTTTACAGAG GAGCTGAAGAAATATGGTGTCACCACTCTAGTGAGAGTTTGTGAAGCCACATATGACAAGGCTCCGGTAGAGAAGGAAGGCATACAAGTCCTA GACTGGCCGTTTGATGATGGAGCACCACCTCCTACACAAATAGTGGATGATTGGCTGACTCTCTTAAAAAACAAATTTCGTGAAGAACCCGGTTGCTGCATTGCAGTACACTGCGTGGCAGGACTGGGCAG GGCCCCTGTGCTGGTTGCTCTAGCACTGATTGAATGCGGGATGAAGTACGAGGatgctgtgcagtttatcagGCA GAAACGAAGAGGAGCATTTAACTCCAAACAGCTGCTTTATCTGGAGAAGTACAGATCCAAGATGCGCTTGCGAGTCAAGGATGCCAATTGCTGTATGCAATAA